The genomic region ACGTAATATTCAGACTTAGCCGTCCCCACAAAAGCATAATTCGCTCCACTCCACCAGGCAAAGAGTAAGGGTACGATATCGCCTACGGCTAACACTAGGGTGTGGGGTGTAGGGTGTAGGGTGTAGGGTGTGGGGTGTAGTGAGTGGTGCATGGTGCGTGAAGAAAAGGTGTGGGGTAAGAATTGAATTGCTTCCTCAGCTCCCCCAGCTCCCTCAGCTCTCTTCTCCTTGTCTCCCTTGTCTCCCTTGTCTTCCTTGTCCCCCCTACTCCCTGCTCCCTGCTCCCTACTCCCTGCTCCCTGCATCCATTGACGTATTGCCCTCAGCTGCTTCCCAGTCAGTTGTAACAAGCCACCTTGAATATCTCCTAGCAGTTGCCGTCCATCCATGTAAATGAAGCCACCAGAAGGCATGGTTTTTACGCTACCAATTAGGGGAATACCCAGACGAGTGTAAGCTTTACCTTCACCGACAATTGGTAAAGCAGCAATATCGAGGTTTGGACAAAGCTGCTGAAGTTCTTGGACGATCCGAACTGCAATGATGTCTTCGCCGTGACCGTTACTCAAGCATAGTAACCGCGAATGAGGGGCGAGGGGTGAGGAGTGAGGAGTGAGAGCGGAAGGCGATCTATAGTCCATTTCAGTAATAAAAATTAATAAAAGAGCAAGGGAGTTGTTTAAATTTCTAGCATTGAAGAAGCGTTGTTACTAGGTCGCTAAGCAGCTATCTCGAGGCTTGTGGGTTAGTTAACAAACCATAACTTCTCAGCCAGACTAATTTGGACTAACTTAGACTGATAAATGTATGGCTTTGGATTTCATCGCTGTAGCCCTCACTGTTTCTCGTCTTTCATCTCTAAGGAAAGAATAAAACTGTACGTCACGCCGCGATCGCTTTCGCTACGCAGCAAGCAGGATTGGACGACTGGATGAGTGTACGGCTGGTGACAGTGGTTGGTATAATCCATACTGGTTTTTTGTCGCGTGGGAGGGTGACAGGTCTATAAGTGGAACTAAGTTAAAAATTCTACATAAAAGCGATTTAGCATAGGCAAGAGGCAGAAATATTAAGCAAGCCTAAAGGTCGTGCAGTAGTCTTGAGGGGAGTATGCTAGCTGGAAAAACATTACAGCGTGGGAAATATACCCTGGAACAAGAAATAGGACGGGGTGGATTTGGCATTACTTATAAAGCCACCCACCAATTTTTGGGGCAACCAGTGGTAGTCAAAACGCTGAATGAATTGCTCCGGCAAGCGCCGCAATTTGCCAAGTTTCAGCGCCAATTTCAGGATGAAGCCCGACGCTTAGCAGCCTGCGTCCACCCCAATATTGTGCGAGTCAGCGACTTCTTCATTGAGGACGGCTTGCCATTTATGGTGATGGATTATATTCCCGGGCAAACTCTTGCCAAGGTGGTGTTTCCAGATCGTCCCTTGCCAGAAACGCTGGCAATTCACTACATTCGGCAGATTGGTGCGGCATTGGAAGTCGTGCATCAGAAGAACTTGCTGCATCGGGATGTGAAACCCCAAAACATTATTTTGCGCCAGGGAACTCAGGAAGTCGTACTGATTGATTTTGGGATTGCGCGGGAATTTACTCCAGGTTCAACCCAAACTCATACCAACATGGTTTCGGAAGGGTACGCACCCATAGAACAGTATCTTGCCCATGCCCCCCGTACTCCAGCCACAGATGTTTATGCCCTAGCAGCAACGCTATACGCGATCTTGACAGCCAAAGTACCAGTTGCCGCTAGCCTGCGCGATCGCGTCCCTATGCCCAACGTGCGCCAAATCAATCCTCGGTTAAGTGTTGACGTGGAACGAGCGATTATTTTGGGGATGGAGATTGAAGCTGTCAATCGACCTGCTACCGTAGCTGATTGGCTGGAACTATTGCCCCATACTTATTCCCAAAGTTTCTCAGGTGGTCTGACAGGCGGCGGGCGATCGCAAACTCATAATTCTTCGATCCCAAGTTGGCTTTCTCAGTCCAGCCAACCTGGAGTATCGGTTATGGAACCCCCATCTGCCGAGAGCGAGGAGATCCCCGCCAAGCAATCTTTTTTACGCGGTTTGTGGATTGGTGGTGGTTTAGCTGCGATCGCTGGCATTGCAACTCTAGCGATCGGTACAGTTTTTCCTAAGTCTGTCCCTCAGTCACCTCAAAATTCAATACCCGCGCGCTCCAGCCAGCCTGCACCTCAGCCTACATCGCCCACCGATGCTAGATATGAGAAAAACACTACACTTCCACAAAAAGAAAACTCGCAAAAAGCAAACTCAACTGCTCCCCCACCAACTCAACCTGTAAAAAATACTACCGAGCAACAGCCAGCAGTCAATACTTCTGGGCAAAGTGGGACGCAAAATCTCAGCAGCCCCGTCAACCCAACAATTCGATCTGGCACTCGCAGATGGAGACAAGATCGGAATAATGCTGGGCAAGGTTTTAACCGTAGAGTAAGGGCTACCTCGTCAACCAGAAATCGCTCAATCACGCCTACTCAACCTAAAACCAATCGTCAACGTAACTCGACAAATAAGAGCAAATCGTCTCAACCTGCACCATCTCCTACACCAAAACCAGAACAATCCCCAACATCTAAGCAGTCTCCAACCCCACCTTCGCCAACGCCATCTCCATCCCCAGAACCATCACCCTCACCCCAGAACAACCAGCCAGCGCCAGAACCATCACCCTCACCCCAGAACAACCAGCCAGCGCCAGAACCATCACCCTCACCCCAGAACAACCAACCATCCCCAGAACCATCACCCTCACCCCAAAACGCACCAGCACCTACACCAGAAGCCTCCCCAACAACTAACAACCAGCCACCATCGCCAACACCCAGCGCACCAAGTCCAAATTCCTCTCCAGCGAAAGAAGGAGAACCAATGTTGCCTAGCGATTACGAGTCTGGTAGTATTGCGCCATCACCAACGCCAACAGCTGCACAAACACCCCCTGCCAATCCACCACATTAAAAACCTGGTATCTATCCATGAAAATCATCCACGGTACTTGGATTCCCTCTGCCGAAGCTGATTTCATTCAAGATGGTGCATTTTATCTGTGGGTAGAAACTTCAACTGTCCAAAAACGTCGCAACACCGATCGGCGCACTCATCCTTTTCAATTGGCTTCAGCAGATTTAGAAGCCTTCTTAACTGAGCAATTGGGAATCGCCCCAGCTACTTATGGCAAGACGAACGCTCGAATTTCTACTAAATATTTTGCCTTACCAACTGCAAGCGATCGCCTCAAAGATGAAGCTGAATTTAAAGCTATCTGTCTCAAACACGATGTGGTAATTACTTCATTTACGCTTGCTCGTAAAGATGAAAAACTTTTAAGTAGTGTAACGTGGCAGCGGATAGTAATAGATGAAGCCCAAAACATCAAAAATCCGAAAGCAGCTCAAACTCGCGCCATTTTAAAATTACAAGCTAAACATCGACTAGCTTTAACGGGAACGCCTGTAGAAAACCGCTTATTAGATTTATGGTCGATTTTCAATTTCCTCAATCCAGGTTATTTGGGAAAAGAAGCACAATTTCGGAAATCGTTTGAAATCCCAATTCAAAAAGATAATAGTAAAGTCAAATCTAGCAGTTTAAATAAATTAGTCGAACCGTTTATTTTGCGACGAGTCAAAACTGATAGATCGATTATTAATGATTTACCGGATAAAGTCGAACAAAACTTATATTGTAACTTGACAAAAGAACAAGCTTCGCTCTATGAAGCTGTCGTGAAAGATGTCTCGAAGCAAATTGAAGAATCAGAGGGAATTCAACGCAAAGGGTTAATTTTATCGACTTTATTGAAACTCAAACAAGTTTGCAATCATCCGGCACAGTTTTTACAAGATGGTAGCGAATTTTCTCCAGAGCGATCGCACAAACTTAGCCGTTTAATAGAAATGGTAGAAGAGGCGATCGCTGAAGGAGAAAGCATGTTAATCTTCAGTCAATTTAAAGAGATTTGCGACCCTTTAGAAAAGTATTTGAAGCACAATTGTCATTACAATACTTATTACATTCACGGTGGGACAAACCGTAATAAAAGAGAAGAAGCGATCGCCGAGTTTCAAGACCCTGAAACAGAACCATCGGTATTTATCCTATCTTTAAAAGCAGGAGGAGTAGGAATCACTCTGACTAAAGCCAACCATGTTTTTCACTTCGATCGCTGGTGGAACCCCGCAGTAGAGGATCAGGCAACAGATAGAGCTTTTCGGATCGGTCAGAAGAAGAATGTCTTCGTACATAAATTCGTTGCAATGGGTACGTTAGAAGAACGTATCGACCAAATGATTGCTGATAAGAAAAAGCTATCTTCTGCAATTGTTGGTAATGATGAATCTTGGCTGACAGAACTTGATAATGAAGCATTTAAACAACTAATCGCCTTAAATAAAACTGCAATATTGGAGTAGCGATCGTGGCTAAATTCAGTCGAACTTGGTGGGGAAAACGTTTCATTGAAGCCTTAGAAGCATTCAGCGATTCTGGTAGGCTGGGGCGCGGACGTTC from Chroococcidiopsis sp. SAG 2025 harbors:
- a CDS encoding serine/threonine protein kinase, with amino-acid sequence MLAGKTLQRGKYTLEQEIGRGGFGITYKATHQFLGQPVVVKTLNELLRQAPQFAKFQRQFQDEARRLAACVHPNIVRVSDFFIEDGLPFMVMDYIPGQTLAKVVFPDRPLPETLAIHYIRQIGAALEVVHQKNLLHRDVKPQNIILRQGTQEVVLIDFGIAREFTPGSTQTHTNMVSEGYAPIEQYLAHAPRTPATDVYALAATLYAILTAKVPVAASLRDRVPMPNVRQINPRLSVDVERAIILGMEIEAVNRPATVADWLELLPHTYSQSFSGGLTGGGRSQTHNSSIPSWLSQSSQPGVSVMEPPSAESEEIPAKQSFLRGLWIGGGLAAIAGIATLAIGTVFPKSVPQSPQNSIPARSSQPAPQPTSPTDARYEKNTTLPQKENSQKANSTAPPPTQPVKNTTEQQPAVNTSGQSGTQNLSSPVNPTIRSGTRRWRQDRNNAGQGFNRRVRATSSTRNRSITPTQPKTNRQRNSTNKSKSSQPAPSPTPKPEQSPTSKQSPTPPSPTPSPSPEPSPSPQNNQPAPEPSPSPQNNQPAPEPSPSPQNNQPSPEPSPSPQNAPAPTPEASPTTNNQPPSPTPSAPSPNSSPAKEGEPMLPSDYESGSIAPSPTPTAAQTPPANPPH